The genomic DNA GTTTGCCGCGAACCTGACGCAATCCTCGTCGAGTAGCTCAATACATTTTTGATCCTCTTCGTACTTTTGCCCTGACGAGTTTGACCGCCCAACTTCGGAGGAGACCGCCCTTGCATATGTCGCCTGGCTAAGCTACACCCACGGCATGCGCGCGGTTTTTGATGATGGATTGGCTCCTAAGCTGTGGAACGTCGTAAGTGTGCAACGACCTGGGGGGTTGGAGCTATGGCCTCAAATCGATACTTGACGTCAACGGCTTGGCGATGGATGATATGCGGATCGGGTCTGGGCCGCCCTATGACATCATGCTGCAGAGTGACGACAAGCTCTCACTCGTAGCCCAATGGGATAGCTCTCTAAAGGGGCCCGATAGCGAGCATCCCGTGAACATTGGATGTCAGTTCATCAGGCGGGGGGGCGTGTCATTGGCCCAGGGGCAAAATGGTCGGAACCCAAGGGGTACGAGAGCGAAAGCCGGGgttcacacacacaccgtCTTTAAGGGGAATACATTTAATGACAGTTTCCAGCCACATCTGTCAGCTCCTCTGCCGTCGGAAAGTGCGACGCCGTCAGGTCCCTCCCCCATATATTCTTGCCTCAATCCGGGCATTAAACCGCATACGCCAAGCCACTTGCCAATCACCCTTTAGATTTATAGCATAAACCTCCGAGGCGGCGCACGACTACCGCCCTCGCATCTTACATTAGCAAAGCCCATTGAAGACGCGGTTGAGCTCTGAGGTTCTATGGCCGGAAACACAAGTTGGACTATATTTTAGCTTACCCGACTAATCGCCCTTTTACAAGACAACAAAAATTCTACCAAAGAACGAGCAACCAAAGCAATGGTCAAACCGGCCAACTTTCTCCCTCCCGATCCGCGACCATGGAAGGCCGAACCCGAGAGTCGTAAACAGCGAAAAGAGTTTGAGAAAGAGGCCGGTGGCTTCGACTGGGGACAAGCCCTTGCACTTggcctcatcggcgccacCGTAGTCTTCGGCATCGACAAGTCCCTCCGACGGACGGAGGAGAAGtacgaggaagaggaacgGAGGGAAGAGAGACGGAGACAGCGACAGTCGCGGTCTCGCCCCCCGAGGAGCAGCCGGAGCCAGGCCGCTTGGGAACGGGATCGGGACCGGGACAGCGGCCTCGACAGAGACGACCGGAGCTTTCGGGACGGCCAGAGCGACAGGGAATACTATGATCGCGATTGGGACGAGAGCGAGTACAAATCAGTGAGGGATTACGGGCCGCCGGGGAGCGAGGCTTCTGAGCCGAGGGTGCGGATGAGGGAGGGAAGCGTAAGGGACGAGCGGGAGTATGCACGCGCTGTAGACCCTTTCGAGAGGAACTACGGGTATGGCCGGCGGTACGATGAGCATAAACGCAGCCGGAGCAACCCAGCTTCGCGGTCAAGGGACTATTGGTGATGATAGGAGATTCATCCGTTGGGCTTTTCGGGTGGATCATCGAATCAGGGATAACACAGACCACACCAACAAAGCATTTATACGAAATTATGAGAACGATTATGATTAGCATTAGGGGGTTTACATAGcagaaagagggaaaaaaggttGGCCTCGGTTTCTTGTAATGTCGGAGTGTCGGTGGGAACGAAGTTACACGAGAGTGGATGGGGAGCATTTGCAAACTTGTGAATAAATCATAGCACTAAGCAATTATTGTTACGATATTAACAGCAGCTTGTCAAGATGGTGACTTGCACCTGTTACTCCGCATCACGTCACAGCGTGTGACAAACATAACCTCGAAACTTGGGTTGCATCTCGCATCGTGCTTCTACGTCAgccgtcgacatcgactTTCCAGACACAAAGTCACACTTGCCAGCAGACCGTGCTTGCCCTTGAGTGTGCTTTGCGCAATGTGATCCAAACAAAAAGGCAAATTTACGCTCCGTGACCAGATCTATTCATCATCTATTCGTCTACCCCGAGCGCCGTATCTACTTTCGCTCAGCCAATGTTTTCTCCGTCGTTGCGACCAAGATATCAAAAGCCTTCTTGATGTGTTCCTCCTCACCGATCTGGCTGCTGCTCGTGCACATGCGAATGCCGTAGGTGCCGTGCAATGTCGTCGGTGTGAGGTAGatgacgccctcgccgttgaTGGCCTCCAACACGGCCTCTGTCACACTGTTGCCCTCGGCCCGGTCCGCTCCCTTGCAcgtgaagacgacgagggcgaacCGAGGCCCCGTGATGATCTCGAACAGGTCGTCTCTCGACCGGACCATGTCGGCGAACctctcgccgaggtcgatgcCACGGCGCAGGTGGGCGCGGATGCCGGAGGCGCCGTAGGCCCGCAGGACGAACCACAGCTTCAGACTGCGGaagcggcggccgagggggatCTGCCAGTCGCGGTAGTCGgtgacgaggccggcctcggaAAACTGGTTGCGCAGGTAGGCGGGCTTGATGCTCAGCGACTCGACGAGCCAGGCGCGGTCGCGGACCCAGAGGGCGGAGCAGTCGAAGTTTGTCAGCATCCACTTGTGCGGGTTCACGTTGAAGGAGTGGAAGGTGGCAAAGGGCTCGGTGTGGTGGGCGTTCTCGGGCAGCATGAGGGCCGAGCCGGCGtaggcggcgtcgacgtggaCCCAGATCCTGTCccgctcgtcggcggcggagagcaCGTCACGGATGCCGGGGAAATCGTCAATGGCGCAGGTGTCCGTGGTGCCGAGGGTGGCGGTGAGATAAAAgggctcgaggccgcgggcgcggagggcggcgacggtttcggcgagggcggcgccggacaTGGCATAGCCGGTCTCGGCGGGGGCCGGGACGGTGGCGAAGCGGACGCCGAGGATCTGAGCGGCCTTTTTGGTGGAGGAGTGGGCCATCTCgctgccgagggcgacgagttTTGAGCGCAGGCGCCAGGACTCGTCTTCTTTCTCGTCGGAGCCGTCGGGGAGGtgggcggtggcggcgcggaggaacttgtcgcgggcggcgaccaTGACGGTGAGGATGGCCTCGGAGGCGGTGCCGtggaggacgccgccgccgcgggtcGGGGCGGTGGAGAGGTAGCACGCGGgcagggcgaggaggcgggcgagcCAGTCGAGGACGATGGTCTCGAGCTCGGTAACGGCCGGGGAGCAGATCCAGTTGAAGTGGGCGCCGTTGAAGGCGTTGGAGTAGAGCTCGGCGAGCATGGCTgggtaggaggaggagcagggGAAGAAGGCGTGGAAGGACGGGGACTGCCAGTGGGTGATTCCCGGGACGATGTGTGACTGGAGGTCGGCGTGGATGGCCTGCCAGGACTCCGGGtcctcgggggcggcggccgggaggagAGGGCGGAGGTAGCCTGGCGTCACCGAGGTGAGGACCTTGGGCTGGGAGGCGATGGTATCGTAGTACTTGGTGACTGGGGACGGTGTTAGAGAGGGAATTAGGTGAGTGAGTTGGTTGATAAGTTTTGAGGGTGAGTTTTGAGTTATGAGTTATGAGAcatgagagtgagag from Colletotrichum higginsianum IMI 349063 chromosome 3, whole genome shotgun sequence includes the following:
- a CDS encoding Aromatic-l-amino-acid decarboxylase; protein product: MDSSEFRAAAQEVVEDITKYYDTIASQPKVLTSVTPGYLRPLLPAAAPEDPESWQAIHADLQSHIVPGITHWQSPSFHAFFPCSSSYPAMLAELYSNAFNGAHFNWICSPAVTELETIVLDWLARLLALPACYLSTAPTRGGGVLHGTASEAILTVMVAARDKFLRAATAHLPDGSDEKEDESWRLRSKLVALGSEMAHSSTKKAAQILGVRFATVPAPAETGYAMSGAALAETVAALRARGLEPFYLTATLGTTDTCAIDDFPGIRDVLSAADERDRIWVHVDAAYAGSALMLPENAHHTEPFATFHSFNVNPHKWMLTNFDCSALWVRDRAWLVESLSIKPAYLRNQFSEAGLVTDYRDWQIPLGRRFRSLKLWFVLRAYGASGIRAHLRRGIDLGERFADMVRSRDDLFEIITGPRFALVVFTCKGADRAEGNSVTEAVLEAINGEGVIYLTPTTLHGTYGIRMCTSSSQIGEEEHIKKAFDILVATTEKTLAERK